In one Pempheris klunzingeri isolate RE-2024b chromosome 8, fPemKlu1.hap1, whole genome shotgun sequence genomic region, the following are encoded:
- the lysmd1 gene encoding lysM and putative peptidoglycan-binding domain-containing protein 1: MSGERAPLPTGGNGLLRGSRTKSYGSLVRSPLSPVRQRRIEHKIQPGETLQGLALKYGVTMEQIKRANRLYTNDSIFLKKSLSIPVLSDVDRSSNGVDLVVEDGEEDRAGHASVQNGHTGSSAAKAQNDGKETVPDLTPVDFLKRLDGMISQSKQAAVKGCQDAEKRVAALEAACSSRTSDWRPLTRSQSAISSSRMQLQQQAAHGAVPLTITKLTKTLRDREDEIFQL; the protein is encoded by the exons ATGTCCGGGGAGCGAGCTCCTCTGCCCACCGGGGGGAACGGCCTGCTCCGCGGGAGCCGCACCAAGTCTTACGGCAGTTTGGTCCGGTCTCCGCTCTCCCCGGTTCGCCAGAGACGGATTGAACACAAAATTCAGCCAGGAGAGACACTTCAAGGCCTGGCCCTGAAATATGGAGTGACT ATGGAGCAAATCAAAAGAGCAAACAGGCTGTACACCAATGACTCGATATTCCTGAAGAAGTCCCTGTCGATCCCTGTGCTGTCAGATGTGGACCGCAGCAGTAACGGGGTGGATTTGGTTGTAGAAGACGGTGAAGAAGACCGTGCTGGTCACGCTTCTGTCCAAAATGGGCACACAGGGAGCTCCGCCGCGAAGGCGCAGAATGATGGCAAAGAGACGGTGCCAGACCTTACTCCGGTGGATTTTTTGAAAAGGTTGGATGGCATGATAAGTCAGTCCAAGCAGGCTGCTGTCAAAGGATGCCAGGATGCAGAGAAAAG GGTTGCCGCCCTAGAAGCAGCTTGCTCCAGCAGGACATCAGACTGGCGGCCACTTACAAGGTCGCAGAGTGCCATTTCATCTTCCAgaatgcagctgcagcagcaggcagcacaTGGAGCAGTACCCCTAACTATCACCAAACTCACCAAGACACTGAGAGACAGGGAAGATGAGATCTTCCAGTTGTGA